From a single Lactococcus allomyrinae genomic region:
- the dnaA gene encoding chromosomal replication initiator protein DnaA, whose translation MSLLTENQKFWDRVTELAHQNIGQQAFEFFIEPAQLLSIEKDVVNILLDSGMKKDYWRKQSDLITTAGFEIFGRPLTYSLYAKDELSSNELNKLTSKDNVAEATSSETITTVPIANGLNEKYIFENFVQGPGNRWTLAAAVAVADKPGDTYNPLFIYGGAGLGKTHLMHAIGNEILKDNPTAKVKYVSSENFVNDYVNATRKNQMENFENTYRNLDLLLLDDVQFFSDKEGTKTEFFNTFNALYDKGAQIVLTSDRIPQELNNLEERLVSRFSWGLTTDITAPDYETRMAILLIKSESSRLEFPSETLSYIAGQIDSNVRELEGALNRVEFVAKANGITVVDIETASQALRSLKNATQQSLSNLTIKKIQDEVANYYHISFSDLVGPKRPKEIAFPRQIAMYLVRELLGTSLPAIGTAFGGRDHTTVMYAYRQISDKMKTDIEVQKDIDSIKRKF comes from the coding sequence ATGTCTCTCCTAACTGAGAATCAAAAATTTTGGGACAGAGTCACTGAGTTAGCACATCAAAATATTGGACAACAAGCTTTTGAATTTTTTATTGAACCTGCGCAATTATTAAGTATTGAAAAAGATGTCGTTAACATTTTATTAGATAGTGGGATGAAAAAAGATTATTGGAGGAAACAGAGTGATTTAATCACTACTGCTGGATTCGAAATTTTTGGACGCCCACTTACTTATTCTCTCTATGCTAAAGATGAGCTCTCAAGTAATGAGTTGAATAAATTGACATCTAAAGATAATGTTGCGGAAGCAACATCTTCTGAAACCATTACTACAGTACCTATTGCTAATGGATTAAATGAAAAATATATATTTGAAAATTTTGTTCAAGGACCTGGTAACCGTTGGACACTTGCCGCAGCTGTCGCTGTTGCAGATAAACCTGGTGACACTTATAATCCCCTTTTTATTTATGGTGGAGCTGGACTTGGTAAGACTCATTTGATGCACGCCATTGGTAATGAAATCTTAAAAGACAATCCGACAGCTAAAGTCAAATATGTTTCTTCTGAGAACTTTGTTAATGACTATGTTAATGCTACTCGTAAAAATCAAATGGAAAATTTCGAAAATACATATCGTAATCTTGATTTACTTCTACTTGATGATGTGCAATTTTTTAGTGATAAAGAAGGTACCAAGACAGAGTTTTTCAACACTTTCAATGCTTTGTATGATAAAGGTGCTCAAATCGTTTTAACTTCTGACCGAATTCCTCAGGAATTAAATAATTTGGAAGAACGTCTGGTGAGTCGTTTCTCTTGGGGCTTAACGACAGATATTACTGCTCCAGATTATGAAACTCGGATGGCTATTCTTCTCATTAAGTCTGAATCTAGTCGTTTAGAATTTCCTAGTGAAACTCTGAGTTATATTGCTGGACAAATTGACTCTAATGTTCGTGAACTTGAAGGCGCCTTAAATCGAGTTGAGTTTGTCGCTAAAGCTAATGGCATTACGGTGGTAGACATTGAAACAGCTAGTCAGGCTCTACGTTCTCTAAAAAATGCAACGCAACAGTCTTTATCCAATCTTACAATTAAAAAGATTCAAGATGAAGTAGCTAATTACTATCATATTTCTTTTTCTGATTTAGTAGGACCTAAGCGTCCTAAAGAAATCGCTTTTCCCCGACAGATTGCAATGTATCTTGTTCGTGAACTTTTAGGTACAAGTCTTCCGGCAATTGGTACTGCCTTTGGAGGGCGTGATCACACGACAGTAATGTATGCTTATAGGCAGATTTCTGATAAAATGAAAACAGATATAGAGGTTCAAAAAGATATTGATAGTATAAAACGTAAATTTTAA
- the addA gene encoding helicase-exonuclease AddAB subunit AddA, whose translation MTEIKLTPEQKEAIFSSGKNILVSASAGSGKTFVMAQRIVEKIKQGIEINRLFISTFTKKAAAELKTRLEKDIKKARQNTDKNDERRKLTLALQNLSTADIGTMDSFTQKLVKNYFNRIDVDPHFRILADQTESDLLKQDVFEELVEYYLTPANEQEVSAIISKEDFEKMVKNFSKDRNISGFQEVVYNVYRFASATEHPIKWLENQFLKGFECYQSLTDLSEDFTDDINKSLQSFFELLETSLENGVIAKKGVGRDKAMIILDNKEELVNLLGKKDYQHFSELFLSLDTDIRVGSSKDEVISELKKNFSALKQELIGSNSKPGIARDFVNQTKHSQLIEKYQSEAFEVAKNLQKFVINFYQHYLTRKRQENAFEYSDIAHFAIEILEENPDIRENLRKYYDEIMIDEYQDTSHTQERMLELLSNGHNLFMVGDIKQSIYGFRLADPGLFLEKYKSYGQSENSNQLIRLKENFRSRGEVLNFTNQIFKHLMDETLGEMTYGLEEQLVQGNISDYPEKMEEAFYPELLLYKESSLETNLESGDTDITISDGEIQSAAKQIQKLISSGIEPKDIAILVRSKSNNNKIEDILSSYDIPVVLDEGRVDFLKSMEVLVMLDVLRAIDNPLYDISLVALLRSPLFSFNEDELTRISLQGGKEVRFWEKIKICLDKIGPKPDLISLVLAKKLLDFTKKFTEWRKLVNQISIHELLWKIYTETYYFDYVGALKNGEMRQANLQALAIRAESYESSGYKGLFKFIQMINKFMEQNNDLASVNIKLPQNAVRVMTFHKSKGLEFDYVFLMNLQSRFNDRDLRENIILTRENGLGMKYVADLKKEPEVITEFPYALVKMETLPYRVNKELKQKTMLSEEMRVLYVAFTRAKKKLYMVGKIKETDKKTTFDDYEAAVLEHSVLSDKYRKSNRGFQHWILGLQAAVNLPMKMNIYTKEDFQEQKTKFASQPNFKKLVEESLKFDDIMTYSEELAVAQKIMNYEYPNIAATQLASIQTPSQVKKRSYEKQLEVGTVKPVSEFVRAKILDFSDFGQKKITAAQIGSAIHSFMQYIDFAHPDLFSLQATLDEMGFDESIKDKVDISKILTLFDTELGQLLIKHVDSTVKEAPFSMLRTDEFAKEQYIVRGICDGFIKLENKVILFDYKTDYFTQLTEISKIKNRYIEQMELYTEALTKAYGVNQIDKYLILLGGPDKVYVEQLD comes from the coding sequence ATGACTGAAATTAAGTTAACACCAGAACAAAAGGAAGCAATTTTTAGTTCAGGGAAAAATATCCTTGTTTCTGCAAGTGCAGGATCAGGGAAAACCTTTGTTATGGCACAGCGAATTGTTGAGAAAATTAAACAAGGTATAGAAATTAATCGATTATTTATTTCTACATTTACAAAAAAAGCTGCTGCAGAACTAAAAACAAGATTAGAAAAAGATATCAAAAAAGCAAGACAAAATACAGATAAGAATGATGAAAGAAGGAAGTTGACACTTGCTTTACAGAATTTGTCAACTGCTGATATTGGAACAATGGACAGCTTTACACAAAAATTGGTTAAAAATTACTTTAATCGAATTGATGTAGACCCTCATTTTCGAATTTTAGCAGATCAAACAGAAAGTGACCTGCTTAAACAGGATGTATTTGAAGAATTAGTTGAGTATTATCTTACACCAGCAAATGAACAGGAAGTTTCTGCTATCATCTCAAAAGAAGATTTTGAGAAAATGGTAAAGAATTTTTCAAAAGATAGAAATATTAGCGGTTTTCAAGAAGTAGTTTACAATGTTTACAGATTTGCATCTGCTACAGAACATCCAATAAAGTGGTTAGAAAATCAGTTTTTAAAGGGTTTTGAGTGTTATCAATCATTAACAGATTTATCAGAAGATTTTACAGATGATATCAATAAAAGTTTACAGTCATTTTTTGAGTTATTAGAAACTTCCTTAGAAAATGGAGTCATTGCTAAAAAGGGTGTTGGTCGGGATAAAGCAATGATTATTTTGGATAATAAAGAAGAACTTGTCAACTTGCTTGGTAAGAAAGACTACCAACATTTTTCAGAGTTATTTTTATCATTGGATACTGATATTCGAGTGGGTTCATCAAAAGATGAAGTGATTTCTGAACTAAAGAAAAATTTTTCTGCACTCAAACAAGAGCTTATTGGCTCTAATAGCAAGCCAGGAATTGCGCGGGATTTTGTGAATCAGACAAAGCATAGTCAGTTAATTGAAAAATATCAGAGTGAAGCCTTTGAAGTAGCAAAGAATTTACAAAAATTTGTGATTAATTTTTATCAACATTATTTGACGAGAAAACGTCAAGAAAATGCTTTTGAGTATTCTGATATTGCTCATTTTGCAATAGAAATTTTAGAAGAAAATCCGGATATTCGTGAGAACCTAAGAAAATATTATGATGAAATCATGATTGATGAGTATCAAGACACAAGTCATACGCAAGAAAGAATGTTGGAATTGCTTTCAAATGGACATAATTTGTTTATGGTTGGTGATATTAAACAATCAATTTACGGATTTCGTTTAGCAGATCCTGGACTTTTTCTTGAAAAATATAAGTCCTATGGTCAATCAGAAAATTCAAATCAATTGATTCGTTTAAAAGAAAATTTTCGTTCTAGAGGAGAGGTCCTAAATTTCACAAACCAAATTTTTAAACATTTGATGGATGAAACTTTAGGTGAGATGACTTACGGGTTAGAAGAACAGCTCGTTCAAGGAAATATCAGTGATTATCCTGAGAAAATGGAAGAGGCTTTTTATCCAGAATTACTGCTTTATAAAGAAAGTTCATTAGAAACAAATCTAGAATCTGGAGATACGGATATTACGATTTCAGATGGTGAGATTCAGAGTGCTGCAAAACAGATTCAAAAATTAATTTCATCTGGAATAGAGCCAAAAGACATTGCAATTTTAGTACGCTCAAAATCGAATAATAATAAAATAGAAGATATTCTGAGCAGTTATGATATTCCAGTTGTTTTGGATGAAGGACGTGTTGATTTTTTGAAATCAATGGAAGTGCTTGTTATGCTTGATGTTTTGAGGGCAATTGACAATCCACTTTATGATATTTCTCTCGTTGCCCTTCTGCGCTCTCCATTATTCAGCTTTAATGAGGATGAATTAACTCGAATCAGTTTACAAGGTGGAAAAGAAGTTAGATTTTGGGAGAAAATTAAAATATGTCTTGATAAAATAGGCCCTAAACCTGATTTAATTTCGTTGGTATTAGCTAAAAAGTTATTAGATTTTACGAAAAAGTTTACAGAATGGCGTAAACTTGTCAATCAAATTTCTATTCATGAATTACTTTGGAAAATTTACACAGAAACCTATTATTTTGATTATGTTGGTGCACTAAAGAATGGTGAAATGCGTCAGGCTAATTTACAAGCTCTAGCTATTCGTGCAGAATCTTATGAATCCTCTGGATATAAAGGCCTGTTTAAATTTATCCAAATGATTAATAAATTTATGGAGCAAAATAATGATTTGGCTTCTGTAAACATCAAACTTCCGCAAAATGCGGTTCGGGTGATGACTTTTCATAAATCAAAAGGTTTGGAATTTGATTATGTTTTCTTGATGAATTTGCAGTCCAGATTTAATGATAGAGATTTAAGAGAAAATATCATCTTAACACGAGAAAACGGGCTTGGAATGAAGTATGTTGCAGACCTCAAAAAAGAACCTGAAGTCATTACAGAATTCCCTTATGCTCTTGTTAAAATGGAAACACTACCTTATCGTGTCAATAAAGAATTAAAGCAAAAGACAATGCTCTCAGAAGAGATGCGTGTTCTTTATGTTGCATTTACACGTGCTAAAAAGAAACTTTATATGGTAGGGAAAATTAAAGAAACGGATAAAAAGACAACATTTGATGATTATGAAGCGGCTGTACTAGAACATAGTGTACTTTCTGATAAGTATAGAAAGTCTAACAGAGGTTTTCAACATTGGATTTTAGGATTACAAGCAGCAGTAAATCTTCCAATGAAAATGAATATTTATACAAAAGAAGATTTTCAAGAACAAAAAACTAAATTTGCGAGTCAGCCTAATTTCAAAAAATTAGTAGAAGAATCACTGAAATTTGATGACATTATGACTTACTCAGAAGAGTTGGCAGTTGCTCAGAAGATTATGAACTATGAGTATCCAAACATAGCAGCAACTCAACTTGCAAGTATTCAAACGCCAAGTCAAGTGAAAAAAAGAAGTTATGAAAAACAACTTGAAGTAGGAACTGTGAAACCTGTTAGTGAATTTGTGCGAGCAAAAATACTTGATTTTTCCGATTTTGGTCAAAAGAAAATTACAGCTGCTCAAATTGGTTCGGCTATTCATAGTTTCATGCAATATATTGACTTTGCTCATCCAGATTTGTTTAGTTTGCAGGCAACTTTAGATGAAATGGGATTTGACGAATCAATTAAAGATAAGGTGGATATTTCGAAAATTTTAACGCTTTTTGATACAGAGCTTGGTCAACTTTTAATTAAACACGTTGACAGTACTGTAAAAGAAGCTCCATTTTCAATGCTAAGAACAGATGAATTTGCAAAAGAACAATATATTGTTCGAGGAATTTGTGATGGTTTTATAAAATTGGAAAATAAAGTAATACTATTTGATTATAAGACAGATTACTTTACACAGTTGACAGAAATTTCTAAAATAAAAAATCGTTATATTGAACAAATGGAGTTATATACAGAAGCATTGACAAAGGCCTATGGTGTCAATCAGATTGACAAGTATTTAATTCTTCTTGGTGGTCCTGATAAAGTTTACGTTGAACAATTGGATTAA
- the dnaN gene encoding DNA polymerase III subunit beta: MIKFSINKNAFQNALRITKQAIGSKVTIPALTKLKIEVEDKGITLIGSNGQISIKNFLPADNKDANMFISNTGSVLLEAAFFENVVSQLPEVTLEFTEKEQKQVVLTSGKSEITLKGLDAEIYPHLQEISQGESLKIKVKALKEIFSETVFAVSTQENRPIFTGVHLEILPTGELKAVATDSHRMSQRLLPLEQTDLKFDVILPSKSINSFKNVFTNDEEEIEIFISGSQMLFQNETISYYSRLIEGSYPDTNRLIPKESDYTLDLVFDVAELRHTMDRARLLTVMTTNGTVKLTVTGDSVVTTANSPEVGSVHEELTALSKEGADIAISFNPEYLIDALKVVKVPEVRVRFISNVRPFTLQPKNDESGFVQLITPVRTN, translated from the coding sequence ATGATTAAATTTTCAATTAATAAAAATGCTTTTCAAAATGCACTAAGGATTACAAAACAAGCCATTGGTTCAAAAGTTACAATTCCTGCTTTAACAAAGTTGAAAATTGAAGTTGAAGATAAAGGGATAACGCTTATTGGTTCAAATGGGCAAATTTCTATAAAAAATTTTTTGCCAGCTGACAATAAAGATGCTAATATGTTTATTTCTAACACAGGTTCTGTCTTGTTAGAGGCTGCCTTCTTTGAAAACGTAGTTAGTCAGTTACCTGAGGTAACTTTAGAATTTACTGAAAAGGAGCAAAAACAAGTTGTTTTAACTTCTGGTAAATCTGAGATTACTTTAAAAGGTTTGGATGCTGAAATTTATCCTCATTTACAAGAAATTTCACAAGGTGAATCATTAAAAATAAAAGTTAAAGCTTTAAAAGAAATTTTTAGTGAAACAGTATTTGCTGTTAGTACACAAGAAAATCGTCCAATTTTTACAGGTGTTCATTTAGAAATTTTACCTACGGGAGAATTGAAAGCAGTTGCTACAGACTCTCATAGGATGAGTCAACGTCTATTACCTTTAGAACAAACAGATTTAAAATTTGATGTTATTTTACCAAGTAAGTCAATCAATAGTTTTAAAAATGTTTTTACTAATGATGAAGAAGAAATTGAAATCTTTATTAGTGGTAGCCAAATGTTATTTCAAAATGAAACAATTAGCTATTACAGCCGTTTGATTGAGGGTTCTTACCCTGATACTAATCGTTTGATACCGAAAGAGTCAGATTATACTTTAGATTTGGTATTTGATGTAGCAGAACTTCGCCATACGATGGATCGGGCGCGACTTTTGACTGTTATGACAACTAATGGTACAGTTAAACTTACAGTTACTGGTGACAGTGTTGTGACAACTGCAAATTCTCCAGAAGTTGGTTCGGTTCATGAAGAATTAACGGCTTTATCAAAAGAGGGTGCAGATATTGCAATCAGTTTTAATCCCGAATATTTGATTGATGCTTTGAAAGTAGTTAAAGTTCCTGAAGTACGTGTACGCTTCATTTCAAATGTTCGACCATTTACTTTGCAACCTAAAAATGATGAAAGTGGATTTGTTCAGCTCATTACACCTGTTCGTACGAATTAA
- a CDS encoding DUF951 domain-containing protein yields MLDYELGSIVEMKKPHACTIKATGKKANRWEITRLGADIKIRCTNCGHEVMMGRFDFNRKLQKVLEK; encoded by the coding sequence ATGTTAGATTATGAATTAGGTTCGATCGTTGAGATGAAAAAACCTCATGCTTGTACAATAAAAGCAACAGGAAAGAAAGCTAACCGTTGGGAAATTACTCGTCTTGGTGCTGATATCAAAATTCGATGCACAAATTGTGGACATGAAGTGATGATGGGAAGATTTGATTTCAATAGAAAATTGCAAAAAGTATTAGAAAAATAG
- the rexB gene encoding ATP-dependent nuclease subunit B, with product MEILYTEITQDLTAGLLKRAVKELETGRKIYYIVPSSMSFEKEKEILERLSEGEDAAVFDLLVTRFKQLPYYFDKKEHGLDKVELSQAGLSMLFRRVMRSFSKEELPLYFSQQNSTGFLEMLTNLRSELLTANLAADDLPDNSKNQELKKILSRFEEELSKNYANYSEFGEFTELVNNGEFDSQLRNSVIIVDGYTRFSAEEELFIESVEQRVANFIIGTYAEQREALDFSETIYVNAVQMIERFREKFSADIQILKKNNVNKVYSKLTKLVEQEERFVITDQTIQLSENDAHSFAIWEAENQNVEIERVAKEIRKKITNGAFFKEFTVLVGDLAAYEIAIKETFELYDIPFFYAQEEAMSQHPLIVFFESLYAIKKNNYRTDDVVNLLKSKVYTCLNFTQDCVDQFEYYVQKFKISGRKRYSTIFDEKEFTHLTSVEKLREKLLGQSSPLQEFLTSNSAKTGKKWVSDLQIFLEKGNVIHRINELYNESEYENAHEVADKHEQVWKSLLSVLTEFSSVFSEQKMKVLDFLDILLAGLKAAKYRQIPANVDVVNVKDYELVEPQTNKYIYAIGLSQMNFPRVKQNSTLLSDEERAEINSTTAENQFIEQLNVVNYHKNMFTVLSLINSAKEHLVLSMPQIISNEQGELSSIFQLFIQHSDKAIVHQIRTVNLEETIEHIGNNRAVIAMMGKIERELLEADAVSSDKKTFWSSLFRILVKSNPNFKKLLLNLDKDIDSVNLETDTVEQIYSDKIYASVSSFERFYNCEYQYFLENTLSLETFESVDINSKIVGNFFHEVFEKLMNLPDLSKDNFDERLTDVLHEVDKDYSRYFTQGATARFTWSNLEEIVRQTAVVLKNSISTDRIKTLLTESSFGLPKSELGYFDVDEISLRGRIDRIDELATKIGAIDYKSSAHQFSLQEVYDGLSLQFLTYLDVLKKAFPEQQAWGALYLQFKNQPINLSEINSLNEIAQLLNQSMRYEGLLLEDAIDDIKQIDSINIKKNNVYTEEVFEQLLSLNEQHYREAGNRLRQGQIVINPIMKRSEGIDKSGSVRGCRYCPLKSICRFEANIHMKDAREIGQKSAADILAEMKGGEND from the coding sequence ATGGAAATTTTATATACTGAGATTACACAAGATTTGACAGCGGGGCTTTTAAAGCGAGCAGTCAAGGAATTAGAAACTGGTCGTAAAATCTATTACATTGTACCTTCGTCAATGTCATTTGAAAAAGAAAAAGAAATATTAGAGCGATTATCTGAAGGTGAGGATGCTGCTGTATTTGATTTGCTTGTTACTCGTTTTAAGCAACTTCCTTATTATTTTGATAAAAAAGAACATGGATTAGATAAGGTGGAATTGAGTCAAGCTGGACTATCAATGCTTTTTCGACGTGTTATGAGAAGTTTTTCTAAAGAAGAATTGCCACTTTATTTTTCACAGCAAAATTCGACTGGATTTTTGGAAATGTTAACTAATTTACGCTCAGAATTACTGACAGCTAATCTGGCAGCTGACGATTTGCCAGATAATTCTAAAAATCAAGAATTAAAAAAAATATTATCAAGATTTGAAGAGGAATTATCGAAAAATTATGCTAATTATTCAGAGTTTGGAGAGTTTACAGAACTTGTAAACAATGGAGAATTTGATAGTCAATTACGAAACAGTGTAATTATTGTTGATGGTTATACTCGATTTTCCGCAGAAGAAGAGTTGTTTATTGAGTCAGTAGAGCAACGAGTTGCAAATTTCATTATAGGAACTTATGCAGAACAAAGGGAAGCTCTCGATTTTTCAGAAACTATCTATGTCAATGCTGTGCAGATGATTGAACGTTTTAGAGAAAAATTTTCGGCTGATATACAGATACTAAAGAAAAATAATGTAAATAAAGTTTACAGTAAGTTGACAAAGCTAGTTGAGCAAGAAGAACGTTTTGTTATTACTGATCAGACGATTCAGTTGTCTGAAAATGATGCTCATTCGTTTGCTATTTGGGAAGCTGAAAATCAAAATGTTGAAATTGAGCGTGTTGCAAAAGAAATACGCAAGAAAATCACCAATGGTGCATTTTTCAAAGAATTTACAGTGTTAGTTGGGGATTTAGCAGCCTATGAAATTGCAATAAAAGAGACATTTGAGCTTTATGATATTCCTTTTTTCTATGCTCAGGAGGAAGCCATGAGCCAGCATCCTCTTATTGTATTTTTTGAAAGTTTATATGCAATCAAGAAAAATAATTATCGTACAGATGATGTTGTAAATCTTTTAAAAAGTAAAGTTTACACTTGTCTGAACTTTACACAAGATTGTGTTGATCAGTTTGAATATTACGTACAGAAATTTAAAATTTCAGGTCGTAAAAGATATTCTACAATTTTTGATGAAAAAGAATTTACTCACTTAACTTCAGTTGAAAAATTACGCGAAAAATTGCTAGGGCAATCGTCACCTTTACAAGAATTTTTAACGAGTAACTCAGCAAAAACAGGGAAAAAATGGGTTTCAGATTTACAGATTTTTTTGGAAAAAGGAAATGTGATTCATCGGATAAATGAACTCTACAATGAATCAGAATATGAAAATGCTCATGAAGTTGCTGATAAGCATGAGCAGGTTTGGAAATCACTTCTGTCAGTACTGACAGAGTTTTCATCAGTGTTCTCTGAACAAAAAATGAAAGTTTTAGATTTTTTAGATATTCTATTAGCTGGATTGAAAGCAGCAAAATACCGTCAAATCCCCGCAAACGTTGATGTAGTCAATGTGAAAGATTATGAACTTGTTGAACCGCAAACGAATAAGTATATTTATGCTATTGGTTTAAGTCAAATGAACTTTCCACGAGTTAAGCAAAATTCAACGCTTCTATCAGATGAGGAAAGGGCAGAGATTAACAGTACAACTGCAGAAAATCAATTTATTGAGCAGCTTAATGTTGTAAACTATCATAAAAATATGTTTACAGTATTATCATTAATTAATTCAGCAAAAGAACATTTAGTGCTGTCAATGCCACAAATTATATCCAATGAGCAAGGGGAACTTTCATCTATTTTTCAACTATTTATTCAACATTCAGATAAAGCAATTGTGCATCAAATTAGAACTGTAAATCTGGAGGAAACGATAGAGCATATTGGAAATAATCGTGCTGTGATTGCGATGATGGGCAAAATTGAGCGAGAATTATTAGAAGCAGATGCTGTAAGTAGTGACAAGAAAACTTTTTGGTCAAGTCTTTTTAGGATATTAGTTAAGTCTAATCCTAACTTCAAAAAATTACTTTTAAATTTAGATAAAGATATTGATAGTGTAAATCTTGAAACTGATACAGTGGAACAAATTTATTCTGACAAAATATATGCCTCTGTCAGTAGTTTTGAACGGTTTTATAACTGTGAATATCAATATTTTTTAGAAAATACACTTAGCTTGGAAACTTTTGAAAGTGTAGATATTAATTCAAAAATTGTAGGTAATTTTTTTCATGAAGTATTTGAGAAACTAATGAATTTACCAGATTTATCAAAAGATAATTTTGATGAGAGGTTGACAGATGTTTTACATGAAGTTGACAAAGATTATTCACGATATTTTACACAAGGTGCAACAGCACGATTTACCTGGAGTAATCTAGAAGAAATTGTTCGTCAAACAGCTGTTGTCTTGAAAAATTCTATCAGTACTGACAGAATAAAAACTTTACTGACAGAAAGTAGTTTTGGTTTACCAAAAAGTGAGTTAGGATACTTTGATGTTGATGAAATTTCTCTTCGTGGTCGAATTGACCGAATTGATGAATTAGCTACTAAAATTGGTGCAATTGACTATAAGTCTAGTGCCCATCAATTCAGTTTACAAGAGGTTTACGATGGATTAAGTTTACAATTTTTGACCTATCTTGATGTTTTGAAGAAAGCTTTTCCAGAACAACAAGCTTGGGGAGCACTTTATCTGCAATTTAAAAATCAACCAATTAACTTGTCAGAAATTAATTCTCTGAATGAAATTGCTCAACTTTTGAATCAATCTATGCGTTATGAAGGACTGCTTTTAGAAGATGCAATTGATGATATTAAACAAATTGATAGTATTAATATTAAGAAAAATAATGTTTATACAGAAGAAGTTTTTGAGCAACTTCTAAGCTTAAATGAGCAACATTATCGAGAAGCTGGCAATAGGTTAAGGCAAGGACAAATTGTAATCAATCCAATTATGAAACGTTCAGAAGGAATTGATAAGAGCGGAAGTGTGCGAGGTTGTAGATATTGCCCTCTAAAATCAATTTGTAGATTTGAAGCAAATATTCATATGAAAGATGCTCGAGAAATTGGACAAAAATCCGCAGCAGATATTTTAGCAGAAATGAAAGGAGGAGAAAATGACTGA
- a CDS encoding helix-turn-helix domain-containing protein: MKNTEFERLYCLRKKSGKSQEEIADQLGISRQALSKWENGESFPTTENLIALAKIYNVSVDELVGNTVDKIVPDLPQEVKKKKITSLVYMIAGPFATIFFFLTLALFPKFSIPWIWFLFVPIAGGIARFYDKKNKL, translated from the coding sequence ATGAAAAATACAGAATTTGAGCGTTTATATTGTCTTAGAAAGAAGAGTGGTAAAAGTCAGGAAGAAATTGCTGACCAGTTGGGAATTAGCCGACAAGCACTCTCAAAATGGGAAAATGGTGAGAGTTTTCCAACAACTGAAAATTTGATTGCTCTAGCAAAGATTTATAATGTAAGTGTAGATGAATTGGTTGGCAATACCGTCGATAAAATTGTGCCAGATTTACCACAAGAAGTGAAAAAGAAGAAAATTACGAGTTTGGTTTATATGATTGCAGGACCATTTGCGACGATATTTTTCTTTCTCACTTTAGCTCTTTTTCCAAAATTTTCAATTCCGTGGATTTGGTTTTTATTTGTTCCAATAGCGGGTGGTATTGCGAGATTTTATGATAAAAAAAATAAATTGTAA